The Siniperca chuatsi isolate FFG_IHB_CAS linkage group LG17, ASM2008510v1, whole genome shotgun sequence genomic sequence GACCACGAAAGCGGATCACATCagtccagttctgaggtctttacaccggcttcctgtctgtcaaagaactgatttcaaaacactgcagttggtttataaagcactggaTGGTTCAGGGCCAGAGTACACTTCTGATCTCCTGCTTCgctatgaaccatccagacctctcaggtggtcTGGGATCAGGTCTGGgatcaggtctgctttctgtccccagagtcagaactaaacctggagaagcagcgttcaggTTTTGTGCTCCACATGTCTGGAacaaactgaaaactgctgAGACTCTTTAAATCAGggcttttctgtttgctgctaaCTGTTACGctcctgtttttatttgctatttaactctttttaagtgcatttaaatgtcttgttatGTTGCTTTTAGTTAAAGCACGTTGAATCGCCATGTTGCTGAACTGCCGCCAAAACGGGTGGAGTGATGTTGGGGGGGGTGTCCTTCTCTGTTGTTCTGTTGTTCGGCGCCGTTACGTTACCGTAAAGCTGAGAATACGGCCGCCCTCCCGCTGCGCTGGCGGCGGGTGTGACGTCAGTATAAACAGCGCGAGAGCAGcgagagaagaagaagtgaagCGGACAGacctgctctgtgcagccgAAGCTGAGGCTGGAAAACAGCGGCCAGCAGCTCCCGCTGTCGCTCGTTCTCCTCTTTTGAACGACGAAGCTCCTCCTCGTACTCTGCTATCGTCCTTTCAAACAGCCCAAATATCTCCTCAGCAGCCGCAGTTAGTCGCTGCTTCACCAGCGCTCTCAGCATCTGGactttacacattttcacacaatgaCGCCAACTTTTCCTCCACAAACTCCGTCAGAAACGCTGTTTGCTCTCCGTCAAACAGCCGCTCTGACCGGCGCTGCTgcagttagcatgctagctgctagcttcttcttcttctgtgtaaTTCGCGGTAGCCTTCAGGTGCAGTACAGCCACCTACTGGCCGGAGtttgtctcttttccttttcagcCGTTTAATCACTTAATTTGttctcagaaaaacagccattAGTCTCAAAACTGGTGACAAAATCAAGATTTATAAACGTGTTTGATGATCTGTGAAGTACTTTTCGTGTGTAAACCTATTTGAacaaatgctaatgctagcccGGGCGCAGATCCTGGGCCTGCCAGGCTATAAACTGAGCCGGACCTCAGCTGTGCGATCAGAGTCAGAAacacttcattgatccccgaggggaaactctttcctTACAGCTGCTCAGATATATGTATATctgattgattgtttttctgcattcaaaagtttacttcagtaaaaaagcaggacttttgcttgtaatggagtattttcacattgttgtaTTATAGAACTTTATTTGATGTTTGATACAAATTCTTGAAGGAACAATAACCGTTCATTCCTATCAatcaataacaaaacaacaacaacagagaggCCACAAACATAagccaaaataaatcaatagataaataagtacatttataaATAGAGAATAAATCAAGTTAATATTTGCagcaaaatgctttacatattATCTGAAGTAGTTTCACGTGAGTAAATGATCTgagaacttcttcttctgctgtcttAAAGTGAACTTTGGTAACCTGAGTGTGACGTCAGCGTCATGTGACTCCGAAACCAGACTAAGAGGATTATTGGCTCCTCTTCAGTCTCTGATTTACTCTGTTTCCTgcttcagctgctgtttttattcacacagaagaagaagaagaagagagagagcggtAGAGCGAGCCTGTGGCTGAGcagatgattgattgattgattgattgattgattgattgattgattgattgacagatGAAGCTGAACGTGTGTGCggtgtttctgctgctgctctgctgcatcTGTCTGCAGAGAGTCGACTGCAGTCTGCCCAACGTCACGCCTGGAACACCTCCGCTGCAGGTAGGACAGATGCATGCTGGGAATGTGATCTGAAGCTGATCAATAAtataaactacacacacacacacagtgttctgTTGACAGTCACGCTGAGACCGTCAGCAGCGTTGCGTTCCCCGACCAGCTGACTCTTCTTCATAGtcattacaataataataaatccgTTTCATTCAGCAGCTCCGTCTCCCAGAAATTACTTTTCTATATTCatgaattgttttgtcaataaagTTGTGGTGTCAAACGGGATCGCCGCCTGGACGCTCAGAGGAACAGTTCTGACTGGCTGAAGCGACACATTTATCTCGCAGGTCCGAGGTCGTTGGTCGGGACCAGAGTCCGCATCCCGAGTCTGTCTGAGGTTCAGACAACAGAAACACTTTGTCAGTGAAAGACGTTTCAGTCCCTGCAGACTGTTTCTGTATGAAACCAGACCAGGTCTTTGTCTAACCTGAACTCAGAGCTGCGAGAACCAGAACAGAACCAGAACAGAACCAGAACAGAACCAGAACTAGAACAGAACCAGAACACAGTTTCCTGATGCTGAAGCCACCAGCTGATGTTTTGTAAAATCAGATGTTTAAGTTGTCAATAAGTTGTCAGTGAACACTTTACTGAAACGTTCAGGGGACGGGGGGACGCCACGGGGGGGACGCCACGGGGGGGACGCCACGGGGGCGCCACGAGGGAGCGCCACGGGGGCGCCACGGGGGCGCCACGGGGGGGGGACACCTCGGGGACGCCAGGGGGCGCCACGGGGACGCCACGGGGGGGACGCCTCGGGGGGACGCCACGGGGACACCTCGGGGGGACGCCTCAGGGGGACGCCACGGGGGGACGGGGCTGTGGTGGATTTACAGTTGTTTATGGAAATGAATTGATGTCTATCACAGAAGCTGAACCAGGTGAGTGCTGCACCTGTAACATCAGCAGCGTGGTTGAAGGTGATGTgaaggaggatgaggatggTGAGGAAGAGTCAGAGGACAGGAACAGCTGCTCGTGACTTCAGGTGTCATTATTGAAACGTTCTTTGTGTCTGTCAGGTTGCAGTGAAGTCAAACATCGTCACGTCTCCGAAGAGGAACGGACTCAGTCGACTTCCTGGACTCTGCAGACGCCTGAAGAGACGCAGAGTCACCATCATGGTAAAAACTCACGTCTCCACTCAGCTCGCTAAATAAGCCGCAGGTTGAATTAAAGGGTCGGTTTGGATCCGAACTAACGAGTTAAAACACCAAagtcacacaataacacaaacaaatgaacgATCGAGGCAGCGGTGGACCGGCAGCTCGTGTTCTGCGAGGTAAAATGTTTGTGGGGCCCAGTTCTGAAGAACCCAGCTgtgtccagctgctgctgcagttctTGTTcaggaggagacagaagaaCGTCATCGGCGTAAAACTTCACCTCTCGATCGAGGAGGGAGcggccagcagcagcacactgatccagctgtacagttcatttatttacacattaaatacagtctTCAGTTGCAGCtctgacgaacacctcttctctggtgaaggattcagtttgtcTCCAGTTTTTACAGAACATCTATTTTCCAAACAcactgatttaaccagatcacaCATTTTGCCCCCTAAACCACAACAcagaagtctgtaatagagctcTTCGTGCCAAACagagtcgaaagctttcttgaagtcaataaaattagatttttactcaGGATGGAgtcttcaaggaaatctagttttcttttattcagaATACGACAGAACAGTTTACCTGCTGACACAGACGCCTCGGAGGTTACAGGCCCTGATTGgtccctttgcaccagatgtggGAAAACATTTATAAGGTGCCTCATGAAATATATTGATACCATCAATGgccttttttacaccatctctggtagggacatattgattttggttatttCCTGATATACGTCATTGATCAGATCAGGTTGCtctgtgtctccatctctcAGTGTAACCTGGAGAAGTTCTGCTGGCGGGGGCGGAGTCAGAAGATTCAGTCTGGCCAGGTGTGTCGCTGTCCGCGGGGATCCAGGTGTTCGCATTTCTTCGTCCACAGTCTCTGAAACGTCACCTTTAAATTACAAACCTTCGACTTTCTGGGACCAAACTTTGTTTCTCTAATCCTGAATTTTATTTCACGTGTTTCTATTGAAGACAAACGTCAAAGTGTCCAGATGAAGCTGCTCCTCTTGATGGCGAAGGGGGACAAAAGGGGGCAATATTGAAGAAATAAAACCTTTTGCTCAGACAAACTGAACTGCATTCATGTATCTAACATGTACTCAGCTACCGAGCTACGCTTTGATGCAACCTCCCAACCGTTCTCTTGTATCACAACGTGCTTTTTACTGGTCGCTTATGTTGTGGCAACACCGTCAACACACAGAGTAACTTCCACTCACATCATGCACGGCCTGGAAGTATAGCGAACGCTCATTTTTACCAAGACAagaatatgtttatatatatatatatatatatatatatataaataaataaataaataatcaagcTGAGGGCAGACCGGGGGCGAGGTTGTAACGCTGCAGCTCGTCCCAGCCATGGTGCTGATTTTAtctgataataaaacaaatcagaGCACTATGAAAGTCtagataaataaaagtaataataaatgtatgttaTTGTTTATATACATCTAGATTATTTACATTCGACAGCTGATTAGAAAAGAACCAGTAACTTTAGAATTCAAACTTCTGATCGTAACGCGCAGCTGCGGACACGCTGATGACGTTTTCTCTGACCGTTTCCGTTTCCAACAGAACACCAACGAGGCTGCGCACGCTGGCACCGGAAACAGGTAGAGGGCAGGAAGTGACGCATTTgaccttcaaaataaaggtcATTTAATCACGTTTGAAGTCATATGACAAACACCAAATGATAAGCTCTAGCAATATATTTTACACGTATGTTGTTTTATTGATATGATTAAAGTTAATAActaaatgtatattatattgcCTGAGTTCTTGGTGTTTTGTCgtcaaaaacatgtttattaagTATGTGGTGGtgatgcttttattctgaaatccTGTACCGGAAGTGCTACCTGTGGTACGTGACGCTAACCTGTCGGTCTCAGGCCGCGACAGATCCGGTAACAGTCGGTGGATTAAGTCGGTAGATTTAACGGTCAGTTTGTTATAAactgttttctcctcttctctgttcCGGCGTTGACTTTAAAATGGCGGCTGTTTCAGCGGTTTACGGTGAGTGTTCAGACCTGgagctaagctagctagctagctagcgtcTGTAGACAAATACAATGTTagcaggctaacgttagcattagcTGGCAAACAGCTGGACTGTTTTCTCAGCGAGACACAACACACCGGTAATTATAGTGTTATAGTTAATATTTCCCATTAAATCGTTAATCACGCATGAATTATTCTGTGTGTCGTCTTTCAGTTTGCtattagcttgttagctaaccTGCTAGCGCCAGATATCTTTGATAGAAACAAGCAGCAGAGATTCAAATAACAAAGAAActttaataaacaaacacacaacggTTATTTTACGGGCCCGTTATTTACGAATCATTTTCAAGAGGTTTCTTGGACAGATTAGAGacttattaattaatataattaacacaatgtgaagttagtcaacacaaaaacacagtttaacatgaaGATACGAAGTTtccagtagggctgcaactaacgattatttccaTTGATTGGTCTGTCGATTATTTCCATTGATTGGTCTGCAGGCCTGGATTAAGTCAGTTTTAGGGCAAGGCCACTTTGGCCTTTGATAAATACCATCCGGCCAAAACCTGTGGTGCAATAACAATAAGTGATAATTACATTGATACGATCGATTAGGAGTCAGTCCATTGAAACATCACTGAGGTTATTTAAACTGCACACTGAACGtttgactttttcaaatgttaagTTCATTacattgttatattttaatgctaAAGTAAAGTCTATAAATAGGCTAAGGGTGATCTAAATGCACCTGAACAAGTTTCAACAGCAGCGACTCTCCACCAGCCTCCGTTAGTCCGCCGCGCTGTTTTAGTGGGAGGAGACCGAGGGAAGGAGATGCGAACCGGTCCACAAATGAAGATTTGTCCCCAGATACgcgct encodes the following:
- the si:ch211-191i18.4 gene encoding uncharacterized protein si:ch211-191i18.4; protein product: MTPTFPPQTPSETLFALRQTAALTGAAAVSMLAASFFFFCVIRGSLQMKLNVCAVFLLLLCCICLQRVDCSLPNVTPGTPPLQVAVKSNIVTSPKRNGLSRLPGLCRRLKRRRVTIMCNLEKFCWRGRSQKIQSGQVCRCPRGSRQTSKCPDEAAPLDGEGGQKGAILKK